The proteins below come from a single Tsuneonella deserti genomic window:
- a CDS encoding heme-binding protein — protein sequence MRANPRIAGLTIALLLASCGGGGGTSSGGAGGGGSPTPAPSPSPTPGAVYAIPAQEALTTGDVQRVIAQAVGEAQARKLPAVVAVTDRVGNVLGVFVMNGARGKMLTSRLTATGVLNDSDVDAQGLEVVSTIGAISKALTGAYLSSGGNAFSTRTASMIVQANFPPSPGTVGLESGPLSGVQFSQLPCSDLNTRFGAGGARSFIGPKRSPLGLAADPGGFPLYKNGVLVGGIGVMADGDYAFDSNVTDLGVDDEEAIALAGIQGFAPPDAITADKITVDGTSLRFSDMRPADLSPLKNDFGAINGSIGLLVAVTGYSNGSIIPGTPYGSEASGYRRALGTEFPFPDAFVLSNGSGANRYPIRGGTDGAAVGQALSAAESRAVLEEAYRVMSRARAQIRRPLDSRAEVTISMVDTYGTVLGIVRAPDAPIFGTDVSLQKARTVAFFSNPVAAQQLLDDPDAEVPQFLQRARVFFNDPAAFTGKTAFAARSIGNISRPHFPDGEAAQPEGPFSRPIEDFNPFATGLQIALVKSNLLQHALFVQGAPFTDTPQQCTQIPAAPNGQKRLANGMQIFSGAVPIYRGNTLVGAIGVSGDGIDQDDMISFLGAHNGGERAGSNGNAPVDIRADRIVIPVGAGVRLRYVNCPFAPFLDSGEQNVCQGN from the coding sequence ATGAGAGCGAATCCCCGGATCGCCGGGCTGACCATCGCCCTTCTGCTTGCCTCTTGCGGCGGCGGGGGCGGCACCAGTTCCGGCGGAGCCGGTGGCGGCGGCTCGCCCACCCCGGCTCCGTCCCCGTCGCCGACGCCCGGCGCGGTCTATGCCATACCCGCGCAGGAGGCACTGACCACGGGCGATGTCCAGCGCGTGATAGCGCAGGCAGTGGGCGAGGCGCAGGCGCGCAAGCTGCCCGCGGTCGTTGCGGTTACCGACCGGGTCGGCAACGTGCTCGGCGTGTTCGTGATGAACGGCGCGCGCGGCAAGATGCTCACCAGCCGGCTGACCGCGACCGGCGTACTCAACGATTCCGATGTCGATGCGCAAGGGCTGGAGGTCGTGTCGACCATCGGCGCCATCTCCAAAGCACTGACAGGCGCATACCTGTCGAGCGGCGGCAACGCATTCTCGACCCGCACGGCGAGCATGATCGTGCAGGCCAACTTCCCGCCCTCGCCCGGCACCGTTGGCCTGGAAAGCGGTCCGCTTTCCGGCGTGCAATTCAGCCAGTTGCCGTGTTCGGACCTCAACACGCGCTTTGGAGCCGGTGGCGCCCGGTCATTCATCGGTCCCAAGCGTTCCCCGCTGGGCCTCGCCGCCGATCCCGGCGGCTTCCCGCTCTACAAAAACGGCGTGCTGGTCGGCGGGATTGGCGTGATGGCGGACGGCGATTATGCCTTCGACAGCAACGTCACCGACCTCGGGGTGGACGACGAGGAAGCGATCGCGCTTGCGGGTATCCAAGGCTTCGCACCGCCCGATGCGATCACCGCCGACAAGATCACCGTCGACGGCACGAGCCTGCGCTTTTCCGACATGCGCCCGGCGGACCTGTCGCCGCTGAAGAACGATTTCGGCGCCATCAACGGTTCGATCGGCCTGCTGGTGGCGGTTACCGGCTACTCCAATGGATCGATCATTCCGGGCACGCCCTACGGCAGCGAGGCGAGCGGTTATCGACGGGCGCTCGGCACAGAATTCCCGTTCCCCGATGCATTCGTTCTTTCCAACGGAAGCGGCGCCAACCGCTACCCGATCCGCGGAGGAACCGACGGCGCCGCGGTCGGCCAGGCCCTTTCTGCGGCCGAGTCCCGCGCGGTGCTGGAGGAAGCCTACCGCGTGATGAGCCGCGCGCGCGCGCAGATCCGCCGTCCGCTCGACAGCCGGGCGGAAGTGACCATCAGCATGGTCGATACTTACGGCACCGTGCTCGGCATCGTCCGCGCGCCCGATGCACCGATCTTCGGCACCGACGTCTCTCTGCAAAAGGCGCGCACGGTAGCGTTCTTCTCCAATCCGGTCGCGGCTCAGCAACTGCTCGACGATCCCGATGCGGAGGTGCCGCAGTTCCTCCAGCGCGCGCGGGTGTTCTTCAACGATCCCGCGGCGTTCACGGGCAAGACCGCGTTTGCGGCCCGCTCGATCGGCAATATATCCCGTCCGCACTTCCCCGATGGCGAGGCGGCGCAGCCGGAAGGACCGTTCTCCCGTCCCATCGAAGACTTCAATCCGTTTGCGACCGGCCTGCAGATCGCACTGGTGAAGTCGAACCTTCTGCAGCACGCCTTGTTCGTGCAGGGCGCGCCTTTCACGGACACCCCGCAGCAATGCACCCAGATCCCGGCTGCGCCGAACGGACAGAAGCGACTGGCCAACGGGATGCAGATCTTCTCCGGCGCGGTGCCGATCTATCGGGGCAACACGCTCGTCGGAGCAATCGGGGTATCCGGCGACGGGATCGACCAGGACGACATGATCAGCTTCCTGGGCGCGCACAACGGCGGCGAACGCGCCGGATCAAACGGCAATGCCCCGGTCGATATCCGGGCGGACAGGATAGTGATTCCGGTCGGCGCTGGCGTGCGTCTGCGATACGTCAATTGTCCGTTCGCGCCGTTCCTCGATTCCGGGGAGCAAAACGTCTGTCAGGGCAACTAA
- a CDS encoding multiheme c-type cytochrome — MLITLFAALSATGAAGGGRLMGVASCAGSTCHGRAEGNGAVVRQDEIASWQEPSSPTGAHSRAYAVLGTLRGRQIGATLGIEPTASGECLGCHATTGGARGPQFQLSDGVGCESCHGAAESWLPTHFTVGGSHAANVSAGMTPLERPAVRAKVCLDCHYGSSDQGQFVSHRLMAAGHPRLSFELDLFSALQQHHDADADYAQRKSTPSSVRLWAVGQAEAVRRSLSLFRQPDFGTQGMFPEFYFFDCHSCHRRITDGPQRTLTFETNPGRPILFGIPPYNDENMIMLSAVARVLAPAQAAGFDASVAAFHQAMGQGRGEAVTAAAKLEAAAGALENALDGRGYGSDEAFQVVAAIADRATSPRFTDYAGSAQAVMALDTLLNAMVREDRVTVGAAAGIRGAINRAYAAVESPESYNPAAFRAALGQASRSIGALR, encoded by the coding sequence TTGCTGATCACGCTTTTCGCCGCCCTTTCGGCGACGGGGGCGGCGGGTGGCGGACGCCTGATGGGAGTCGCCAGTTGCGCCGGATCGACCTGTCATGGTCGCGCCGAAGGCAACGGCGCCGTCGTTCGCCAGGACGAGATCGCAAGCTGGCAGGAGCCCAGTTCTCCAACGGGTGCGCACAGCCGCGCCTATGCCGTGCTGGGCACCCTGCGAGGCCGCCAGATCGGCGCCACACTGGGCATCGAGCCGACCGCTTCGGGCGAGTGCCTCGGCTGCCACGCGACCACCGGCGGCGCGCGCGGCCCTCAATTCCAGCTTTCGGACGGGGTCGGCTGCGAATCCTGCCACGGTGCTGCCGAGAGCTGGCTGCCAACCCATTTTACCGTCGGGGGGAGCCACGCGGCCAATGTCTCGGCGGGCATGACCCCGCTCGAGCGTCCGGCCGTGCGCGCGAAGGTATGCCTCGATTGCCATTACGGCAGTAGCGACCAGGGGCAGTTCGTCAGCCACCGGCTCATGGCCGCGGGCCATCCGCGCCTCTCGTTCGAGCTCGACCTGTTCTCGGCGCTGCAACAGCACCACGATGCCGACGCCGATTACGCGCAGCGCAAGAGCACGCCGAGCAGCGTGCGCCTGTGGGCGGTCGGCCAGGCAGAGGCGGTGCGCCGATCGCTGTCGCTGTTCCGCCAGCCGGACTTCGGCACCCAGGGGATGTTCCCCGAGTTCTACTTCTTCGATTGTCATAGCTGCCATCGGCGGATCACCGACGGTCCTCAGCGCACATTGACGTTCGAGACCAACCCGGGCCGCCCGATCCTTTTCGGCATCCCGCCTTACAACGACGAGAACATGATAATGCTCTCTGCGGTAGCGCGCGTGCTCGCGCCGGCGCAGGCGGCTGGCTTCGATGCTTCCGTTGCGGCTTTCCACCAGGCGATGGGCCAGGGACGCGGCGAAGCGGTGACTGCGGCCGCAAAACTCGAAGCGGCGGCGGGGGCACTCGAAAACGCGTTGGATGGACGCGGCTACGGCTCGGACGAGGCGTTCCAGGTGGTCGCGGCGATCGCGGACCGGGCCACTAGCCCGCGTTTCACCGACTACGCTGGGTCGGCGCAGGCGGTCATGGCGCTCGACACGCTGCTCAACGCAATGGTGCGCGAAGACCGGGTCACCGTGGGCGCGGCAGCGGGCATTCGGGGCGCGATCAACCGCGCCTATGCGGCGGTCGAAAGTCCCGAGAGCTATAACCCGGCCGCCTTCCGGGCCGCGCTGGGCCAGGCTTCCCGCAGCATCGGCGCGCTGCGATGA